The Pyrus communis chromosome 12, drPyrComm1.1, whole genome shotgun sequence genomic sequence AATCGTGCAAAGCGGTATGTTGGTATATGGTGTTGTGTGGCTGAACACACTCCTGGTCACATATACTATGACATGTACTGGGATGAGAAACCAGGTTGGAGACCTATCCCTCCTCAAACCCGTGAGGACGATCACCCACCACCGTAAGATAAACGGAGCAATATCTGTACGTGGATCTGTCAAAGGAAATACAAAGACGAGGAGTATGGGAAAGTATCTGACAAACGAATTAGTTCCTAACTTACCTACATGAATAGACACGAAGAGGACTGCATCCATGTTTGTACACGGAGGAGAGGCTGTACCGAATGCCGATCCATATTAAAAACGGGAAAAATAGTGTTGTGTATTAAAGAAATCTTTTTCAGGTGTATCATTCATAATCTTCATATGTAGCTCCAATAAAAGAAATGGAAAACTTTATATTAATTTGCACGTCTATGTTTTTccatatgaaaataaaaatattaggcGAGACTAGTTCTACGTCAATTGACGTGTGCGAGGTAATGGGGAAAGGACTGTTGTACCTTGAACCCTCCGCCGGACcccactattttattttattaataatatgaaGACAGTAAAACAAGCAGGAGGATTAGGTCGAAACTCGGCCTTAAATATTTCAGTAATCAAATAAAATGAGGAATATCATTGATCAGGAATACAAGTTCATATATATAAAGGACGATACAATACGCGTCAAATTTGAATGGGTTAGATTAGAAGCCTATATACTACGTACGCATCCGCATGGCTATAAAAGTACATCCGATTAGGAGCCACATATCATATGCAAGTCAAGCACAAGTATGATTACACATCTTGTATAGAAACAGTGAAAACTGGCGCCTGCAACCGGCACTTATTACATTGGAGTTGCATAGTACCATCGATTCGGACTTATTACATTGAGGCAACACGTCACTTATATGCGAAATTTAGTATAACAGTATCACAACACGAGGATAAACAATTTAACATTTGATTTCTCTCCTCCCACATTTTCCTTTCACTATGTCTTATCGAAACTCAAACATCTTGCATTGGCATCACCCTCAAATGCTCGGCCTCACGTTAAGACGAGATGCCAGTTTTTGACCAAAAGATCGGTCAGCCTGCATTTCAATTACCACCAGCACACATCATATTCCAGTAAAAAATCACATCCAATTATACCAATTCACAAATGCGAATACTTTGCGCGTATGCACTCACCTGAGACCAGTATGAGATCCAAATGCTGCGAATTTCATAGGTGACACGAGGATCGGATAGGGCATCAACCCATCGGTGGAGGAATCGCTCTTGCCTGCAATTAACATTTAGATTATGAACATGACGTTTAAATACATTTATTTCCACATAGAGACATCATAGGGTTGGCAGCTACCTGTCGGGTGCCCAAGATCTGTATCTCTCTCCAGGTTGCTTGAAGTTGTTCTCCTTCTCTATGACGCACTGCATATCCAACAAAACCAACATACACAAATTAAACGCAAAGTTGCTACATGAATCATGATGTGCAGCGCACCAAAAGGATTCAGAAATGCAACAAGCATTCATGCATGTATCTAACTTTTTACATTCCAAGTGCTTTCAAGTTTCAGGTAAAAAGAGAAACACAGAAAACAAGAACATGGGAAAACTAAGGGAAATTTAAATGAATTCTTCTAAATTGATACAAACTGACCTTCTCACGCTTTCCAGTGCAAATATTAGAAGGAATTGGGAAGGTCTCAGCATGGCGAGCAGGATCATACCTTGATGGGAAGTAGTTAACCTACAGAAAACAGTATGGCATCTGAGCAGAGAAAACTTTGATGAAAAAACAAGTGAAAATTTAAGCACATGTCTGAATCTTTAGCAATGCAAGTGTAAAAAGGCACAAAGATATTCAATAAGCGTCAGCAATTGAGGGAAAAGTGGTATCGTacttggaaaagaaattcaaaagagCAAAAGTACCTCCTCATCTCTGTGCATGAAATTCATAAATCCTTCATGGTGATTGTTGTGATGAGAACACTTGGGAGCATTAACTGGGAGCTGCAGATAGTTCGGGCCAAGACGGTGCCTCTGAGTATCAGAATAGGAGAAGATTCGAGTTTGGAGCAACTTATCATCTGAATAATAGACACCAGGGACAACAATGGCAGGGCAGAAAGCAAGTTGTTCATTCTCTGCAAAGAAGTTATCAATGTTCTTATTCAGTACCAAACGTCCAACTGGCTGCAGGGGAAGAATATCTTCAGGCCAGATCTTAGTAACATCAAGTGGGTCAAAGTCAAATCTGTCTTCATGATCAGGATCAATTGTCTGAATAAAGAGTTTCCACTCCGGGTAGTTGCCAGCTGCGATGGAGTCATAGAGATCCTTGGTAGCGTGGCTGTGATTAGCTCCTCCAACCTTAATAGCCTCATCCTCCAACAAACACTTGACTCCACAAGTGGGTTTCCAATGAAATTTCACATAGTGTGCCTTCCCGGTCTTACTGATAAGAGTATAGGTGTTAACACCAGACCCTTCCATGTGCCTGTAATCTTGTGGAACTCCCAGGTCATCCAATAGGAAGGTGAACATGTGCAGGCTTTCTGGATGGTGGGAGAAGAAGTCAAGGATCCTCCAATTCTCTTGGATGTGGGACTTAGGGTTCGGTTTGAGAGCATGGACCATGTCTGGGAATTTCATTCCATCACGGACAAAAAAGACGGGGAAATTGTTTCCCACCAAGTCAAAATTACCctgtttaagaaaaataaagtcaTGGCATGAGTAAAGAAAggaatgcaagtataaacaagCAAAAACATTAGGACCAAATGATTTCCAAGAGTTAGTTAATAATAATGTTACAAAGAAATCAACATCTGTAGAATCaaaacaatatttaaaaaaagaaaagaaaaggatgaaTGCCATACTTCATGGAAGTCACAAGACTACTGGGTTTAGTTAAATATGACTAAAGTCTTTGTCACTGGAGCAGTGACTCGAGATACCACTGCATATTTTTAACTATAAATATGCTGTTGAATATAATTACGATCATCGACGTGTCAAAACTCAACTATCATTATCCAGAGGTCATAAAACATCAATAAGCCAATGAAACCTCACCTCTCTGGTGTAAAACTTCACTGCAAAACCACGAGGATCCCTCAGGGTTTCAGGGCTGCCACGCTCATGGATAACAGTGGAGAAACGCACAATGACAGGTGTCTGAACTCCAGGGGCTCGAAGGAAGTCAGCACATGAAAGATGAGAAATGTCATGGGTGACCTCAAAGAAACCTTTTGCACTAGCTCCCCTAGCATGGACAACACGCTCTGGGATCCGTTCTCTATCAAAATTGGCGAGTTTCTCCACCAGATGGTAGTCCTCAAGCAGAATTGGACCTGACAAATAGACAAAGAATTAAATTCTTAACTGCATCTACTCAACTCgacataatcaaccatcctgaTTACATGCAAAAGATGTGATAAGAATGAAATTAGCGGTTATACATTTTATAAAGTATGTCAAATATAGATGACTGCTCTCACTTGCAGAGATAGTAACTTTTATTTAGTTTCAGGCAACCAGACGATCAAAAAATCATCTTGACAACCCGAGAAGCAATGAAAAAAAGGGACCCGCAGGAATTCATTGAAAACCAACAGACTGGGAACTATAGTTGAGAAATTTAAACATTAATGTCAAATAGGGAAAGTTCTAACTTCAAATACAaacaatatatgtgtgtgtgtgtgtgtgtgcatatatatccgaaaaacaatgaaaaacaaCAAGAGTTTCAAAATAGTAATCATCTTCATCTTGTAGATCACAATAACATAGACAGAATATCGATGCATACACAGATTACAGCATCAAAACATGATTACGGTTATTCACAAGGTGCTTGAAAAGCGATGTGCaactaaaaaaacacaaaaaaagtaaaactcGAAGCAAATTTGCAATTGAAAATCCGTcaaaagcaaataaacaaatagatAAATTAAAAGTGGATTAAGAATTAAATCACCTCTGGGTCCAACAGTCAGAGAAGAGTTGTTGTTCGAAACTGGAGCACCGGAATTGGTGGTCCAGAACGGGGAATTGAAAGCACTTGAAGGGCGGTGCTGCaacaacacacaaaaacaaaccaaCCCAAATCCATTAGAGAGGGCTCTGTTTGGCAGCCGagaaaataaacaagaaaagtaattcaacaagaaaatcaaacttaaataaatcaattaagagcataaacaagtaaaaaagaaaacatccCAGAAAGATTTAAGACTAAGATTAGAGTAGTACCCTGTAAGGATCCATGGAGAAAGGTcaggttagagagagagagagagagagagagagagcttgatGGATAAGGTAAGAGGTGAGCAGAGGAAGGGGATAAGCCACTCACTCAGACATTAGAGTTGAAATGTaggtttctttgttttccaagGAATTAggttttacttatttaatttgatttacGTATTTAATGAGGTTTACTTATTCAACTTGCCTTGTGTTTTGTACTCTGTaggtttctttgttttccaagGAAGAAACAAATATGTATTAGAATTGCGTCGAATTACGAAATATTTTGTTTAACTGATTTTAATGTAATAAATATttcattaatcaaataaaatgaGGAACATAATTAATTAGGAACACAAGTACAAATGCAACTGAAAAATAATACAATACTAGCCCACGTAACCATATCTAACCAAACGAAAAAATAACGTTCACAAAGACAACCTTGCATAACCTTATAATAAACTTGCAAAAGATAACGTTCATGCGTCAAATTAGAACGGAATAGATTAGATTATGGTAGACTCTTGTAAAACCAGTTGTCCTATAAACTACGTACGCATCCGCATGGCTATAACAGTACATCCCATTAGAAGCCACAAATCATGTGCAAGTCAAGCGCAAGTATAACTACACAACATCTCGCATAGAAACAGTGAAAATTCGGTGCCTGCAACcggaacattttttttttctttttctttttttttttttggaaaaagttTGACTGTAGTAAAACTACAATCAAAACTCCCTCAACTTTTATTAAACAAGCCCAAAATTACAAACAAAGCAAAGATCCAACTTACAACTATACACAGCCAAAAAGGCCtgaaaccaaaagaaaacaagaaagagGCCCCACAACAGTGAAGCCCAAAAAAACACAGAACAACCAACCGAGAAGCTTCTACTGAAATCTCCTCCATTGACAGAGATCCAAGCCAGCCACCGGAAACGTCATCCACCACCGAGCATCGCCGCCTCGAACACCACCACCAACCCCACCCCGAACAACAACCAGATCATAGCCATTAATAGGAGATAGTTGGCACCAAGGAGGGATTACATTGGAGTTGTATAGTACGAACGATTCGGACTTATTACATTGAGGCTACATGTCACTTACAATCGAAATTTAGTATGACAATATCAAGACACGAGAATAAACCAATTTAACATTTGATTTATCTCCTCCCACAATTTCCTTTCACCATGTCTTATCGAAACTCAAACATCTTGCATCGGCATCGCCCTCAAATGCTCGGCCTCACGTTAAGACGAGATGCCAGTTTTTGACCAAAGGATCGGTCAGCCTGCATTTCAATTACCACCAGCACACATCATATTCCAGTACAAAATCACATCCAACTATTACCAATTCACAAATGCGAATACTTTGCATGTGTGCACTCACCTGAGACCAGTATGAGATCCAAATGCTGCGAATTTCATAGGTGACACGAGGTTCGGATAGGACATCAACCCATCGGTGGAGGAATCGCTCTTGCCTGCAATGAACATTTAGATTATGAACATGACGTTTAAATACATTTAATTCCACATAGAGACATCATAGGGTTGGCAGCTACCTGTCGGGTGCCCAAGATCTGTATCTCTCTCCAGGTTGCTTGAAGTTGTTCTCCTTCTCAATGACGCACTGCATATCCAACGAAACCACCATACACAAATTAAACGCAAAGTTGCAATGTGAATCATGATGTGCAGCACACCAAAAGGATTCAGAAATGCAACAAGCATTCATGCATGTATCTAACTTTTGACATTCCAAGTGCTTTCAGGTttcaagtaaaaagaaaaacacagaaAACAAGATCATGGGAAAACCAAGGGAAATTAAAATGAATTCCTATACAGTGATACAAACTGACCTTCTCACGCTTTCCAGTGAAAATATTAGAAGGAATTGGGAAGGTCTCAGCATGGCGAACAGGATCAAACCTTGATGGGAAGTAGTCAATCTACAGAAAACAGTAGGGCATCTGAGCAGAGAAAACTTTGATGAACAAACAAGTGAAAATTTAAGTACACGTCCGAATCTTGAGCAACGCAAGTGTAAAAAGGGTAAAAGGCATTCAATAAGCGTCAGCAATTGAGGGAAAAAGTGGTGTTGAActtggaaaagaaaatcaaacgaGCAAAAGTACCTCCTCATCTCTGTGCATGAAATTCATAAATCCGTCATAGTGATTGTTGTGATGAGAACACTTGGGAGCATTAACCGGGAGCTGCAGATAGTTGGGGCCAAGACGGTGCCTCTGGGTATCAGAATAGGCGAAGAGTCGAGTTTGGAGCATCTTATCATTTGAATAATAGACACCAGGGACAACAAGGGCAGGGTTGAAAGCAAGTTGTTCATTCTCTGCGAAGAAGTTATCGACGTTCTTATTCAGTACCAAACGGCCAACCGGCTGCAGGGGAAGAATATCTTCAGGCCAGACCTTAGTATCATCAAGTGGGTCAAAGTCAAATCTGTCTTCATGATCAGGATCCATTGTCTGAATAAAAAGTTTCCACTCCGGGAAGTTGCCAGCTGCGATGGAGTCATAGAGATCCTTGGTAGCGTGGCTGTGATTAGCTCCTCCAACCTTAATAGCCTCGTCCTCCAACAAACACTTGACTCCACAAGTGGGTTTCCAATGAAACTTCACGTAGTGTACCTTCCCGGCCTTGCTGATAAGAGTGTAGGCGTGAACACCAAAGCCTTCCATGTGCCTGTAATCTTGTGGAACTCCCACGTCATCGAATAGGAAGGCGAACGTGAGCAGGCTTTCTGGATGGTGAGATAAGAAGTCAAGGACCCTCCAATACTCTTGGATGTGGGACTTAGGGTTCGGTTTGAAAGCATGGATCACGTCCGGGAATTGCATTGCATCACGGACAAAAAACACGGGGAAATTGTTTCCCACCAAGTCAAAATTACCCTGTGTTAAGAAGAATAAGGTCACAACATGAGTAAGGAAGGAATGCATGTACAAACAAGTAAAAACAATATGACCAAATGGTTTCCAGGAGCTATAGATAGTTAATAATAATGTTACAAAGAAATCAACAATCTGCAGAATAAAAACgatatttaaaaaagaaaagaaaagaaaaggaagaatgcCATATTTCATGGAAGTCACAAGACTACCGCTGTAGccgaactaaaattttaaaggattttaaaaatgataaattttatAGGATTTAAGAAGATTAGAGTCTTCAACAAAATTCACATGaatttttaaagaatttaaatggattgtggtggaaggatttgaaatccaGGTTGGATTCTTTTTAATCTTAGTTATATATACTTTTGGCTTTCAAATTCCACAAAATCCACAATTTATTGAAATCCactaaaatcttaatttttttattacacttagatttgaatggattttaaaatcctttaaaatcttttaattgattacacctagattTTAAAAGATTCTAAAATCCactacacctagatttgaatggattctaaattcctttaaaatcttttaattgactacactaagattttaaaatcttttaaaattctCTCAAATCCGAGTTTAACTACACCCCCTAAATACTAGCAGagcacactttgtgtgtgtcaACAACTGTCCACCTCCTTCCACTTTCTCCTCAAGTGCAACCGCTTCAGTTCATTCCAATTATTCAAAAAACATCATGATTTCACTTACCTGTATGAAAAAATGATTATGGgataatttctcttaataagtgaaTATTTTTATCTTCTGTAAATATTTTgatacaaaattattattttaccttttttgtgTAAATATTCTATAtcaaaaatgaggaaaaaagggataggattgtcattttgtcaaaatgtataaaattactattttgccctcctcaTCTCAACTTtgtatattaaaaaatgaaggggaaaattgaaaaaaataggcAAAAAGGTTCACAAGGTGTGTTCTTTTAATAATATAATCTTATGTAaaaattttgatacaaaattactattttatctttcttatgtaaatattgtttataaaaaaataagagcaaaataggaagaaaaaaaaaaggatataattatctttttatcaaaaggtacaaaattactattttaccctctCATCTTAACTTTGTGAATTCAAAAATGAGgggcaaaattgaaaaaatggaCAAAAAGGTTCGCAAGTGTGCTCTCTTAATAATCTTAATAATATAGAAGATAGATAGATATGGATAATATGGATAATATAGATATAGATAGATAGATGACTTAAGTATTTGTCACTATCCATGACTTAAAAGTATTTGTCAAGTATTTGTCACTGGAGCTGACTAGAGACTATCCATGACTTAAAGTATTTGTCACTGGAGCTGTGACTAGAGACACCACTGCGTGTTTTTAACTATGAATGCGCCGTTGAATATAATTACGATCATCGACGTGTCAAAACTCTACTATCATTGAAACGTCACCTCTCTGGTGTAAAACTTCACTGCAAAACCACGAGGATCCCTTATGGTTTCAGGGCTGCCACGCTCATGGATAACAGTGGAGAAACGCACAATAACAGGTGTCTGAACTCCAGGGGCTCGAAGGAAGTCAGCACATGAAAGGTGAGAAACATCATGGGTGACCTCAAAGAAACCTTTTGCACTGGCTCCCCTAGCATGGACGACACGCTCTGGGATCCGTTCTCTAGCAAAATTGGCGAGTTTCTCCACCAGATGGTAGTCCTCAAGCAGAACCGGACCTGACAAATAGACAAAGAAATAAATTCTTAACTGCATCTACTCAACTCGACGTAACCAACCATCCCTATTACATGCATAAGTCAGAGAAGAGTTAAATCACCTCTGGGTCCAACAGTCAGAGAAGAGTTGTTGTTCGAAACTGGAGCACCGGCATTGGTGGTCCAGAACGGGGAGTTGAAAGCACTTGAAGGGCGGTGCTGCaacaacacacaaaaacaaaccaaCCCAAATCCGTTAGAGAGGGCTCTGTTTGGTGGCCGagaaaataaacaagaaaagtatttc encodes the following:
- the LOC137710529 gene encoding catalase isozyme 1-like; the encoded protein is MDPYRHRPSSAFNSPFWTTNSGAPVSNNNSSLTVGPRGPILLEDYHLVEKLANFDRERIPERVVHARGASAKGFFEVTHDISHLSCADFLRAPGVQTPVIVRFSTVIHERGSPETLRDPRGFAVKFYTREGNFDLVGNNFPVFFVRDGMKFPDMVHALKPNPKSHIQENWRILDFFSHHPESLHMFTFLLDDLGVPQDYRHMEGSGVNTYTLISKTGKAHYVKFHWKPTCGVKCLLEDEAIKVGGANHSHATKDLYDSIAAGNYPEWKLFIQTIDPDHEDRFDFDPLDVTKIWPEDILPLQPVGRLVLNKNIDNFFAENEQLAFCPAIVVPGVYYSDDKLLQTRIFSYSDTQRHRLGPNYLQLPVNAPKCSHHNNHHEGFMNFMHRDEEVNYFPSRYDPARHAETFPIPSNICTGKREKCVIEKENNFKQPGERYRSWAPDRQERFLHRWVDALSDPRVTYEIRSIWISYWSQADRSFGQKLASRLNVRPSI
- the LOC137710528 gene encoding catalase isozyme 1-like, with translation MDPYKHRPSSAFNSPFWTTNAGAPVSNNNSSLTVGPRGPVLLEDYHLVEKLANFARERIPERVVHARGASAKGFFEVTHDVSHLSCADFLRAPGVQTPVIVRFSTVIHERGSPETIRDPRGFAVKFYTREGNFDLVGNNFPVFFVRDAMQFPDVIHAFKPNPKSHIQEYWRVLDFLSHHPESLLTFAFLFDDVGVPQDYRHMEGFGVHAYTLISKAGKVHYVKFHWKPTCGVKCLLEDEAIKVGGANHSHATKDLYDSIAAGNFPEWKLFIQTMDPDHEDRFDFDPLDDTKVWPEDILPLQPVGRLVLNKNVDNFFAENEQLAFNPALVVPGVYYSNDKMLQTRLFAYSDTQRHRLGPNYLQLPVNAPKCSHHNNHYDGFMNFMHRDEEIDYFPSRFDPVRHAETFPIPSNIFTGKREKCVIEKENNFKQPGERYRSWAPDRQERFLHRWVDVLSEPRVTYEIRSIWISYWSQADRSFGQKLASRLNVRPSI